One region of Oncorhynchus mykiss isolate Arlee chromosome 8, USDA_OmykA_1.1, whole genome shotgun sequence genomic DNA includes:
- the LOC110529808 gene encoding SAYSvFN domain-containing protein 1: MLRRSLSLPHDSRVDYNMEQKLSEFRARRRADVAPKKSEKQPITSSDSGSTLISASCQSSTADADTQEFTEDPISAVAQATRTKHWGDGWLLESNLGQWLGSKRLAFTNLILLKVLLWLVLLGLFAELEFGLPFFLISLFYWLYEGLRSPTARQPGELSAYSVFNPDCQPLLGALTAEQLEGEMGYRPLANR; encoded by the exons ATGTTGCGGCGCAGTCTTTCATTGCCGCATGACTCAAGAGTGGATTACAATATGGAGCAAAAGCTTTCAGAGTTCAGAGCTCGAAGAAGGGCTGATGTGGCTCCTAAGAAGAGCGAAAAGCAGCCCATAACATCATCTGACAGTGGCAGCACTTTGATCTCGGCCAGCTGCCAGTCATCAACAGCTGATGCAGACACACAGGAGTTTACAGAAGATCCAATCTCTGCTGTCGCTCAGGCTACAAGGACTAAACATTGGGGG GATGGCTGGTTGCTGGAGAGCAATCTGGGTCAATGGCTTGGTTCGAAACGACTGGCTTTCACAAATCTGATTTTGCTGAAGGTGTTGCTTTGGCTGGTTCTACTTGGGCTGTTTGCCGAACTGGAATTTGGGTTGCCTTTCttccttatctctctcttctaCTGGCTGTACGAGGGGCTGCGGAGCCCAACTGCACGTCAACCAGGAGAACTGAGCGCTTATTCAGTGTTCAACCCAGACTGTCAGCCTCTCCTGGGGGCACTTACTGCAGAGcagctagagggagagatgggctACAGACCACTGGCCAACAGATGA
- the grcc10 gene encoding protein C10 isoform X1: MASAPAQQPTLTVEQARVVLSEVIQAFSVPENAARMEEARESACNDMGKMLQLVLPVATQIQQEVIKAYGFNNEGEGVLKFARLVKMYETQDPEIAAMSIKLKSLLLPHLSTPPIGGAITAS; this comes from the exons ATGGCCTCAGCTCCAGCCCAGCAGCCCACCCTCACTGTTGAGCAGGCCAGAG TAGTGCTGAGTGAGGTCATCCAGGCCTTCTCTGTGCCAGAGAATGCAGCACGGATGGAGGAGGCACGGGAGAGTGCCTGCAACGACATGGGCAAGATGCTGCAGCTGGTGCTCCCTGTGGCCACCCAGATCCAACAGGAGGTCATCAAAGCATATGGCTTCAACAACGAGGGAGAGG GTGTCCTTAAATTTGCCCGTCTGGTGAAGATGTATGAAACTCAGGACCCAGAGATAGCAGCCATGTCCATCAAACTGAAGTCTCTTCTCCTGCCTCACCTGTCCACTCCACCCATAGGTGGTGCCATCACAGCTTCCTAG
- the grcc10 gene encoding protein C10 isoform X2, whose translation MASAPAQQPTLTVEQARVLSEVIQAFSVPENAARMEEARESACNDMGKMLQLVLPVATQIQQEVIKAYGFNNEGEGVLKFARLVKMYETQDPEIAAMSIKLKSLLLPHLSTPPIGGAITAS comes from the exons ATGGCCTCAGCTCCAGCCCAGCAGCCCACCCTCACTGTTGAGCAGGCCAGAG TGCTGAGTGAGGTCATCCAGGCCTTCTCTGTGCCAGAGAATGCAGCACGGATGGAGGAGGCACGGGAGAGTGCCTGCAACGACATGGGCAAGATGCTGCAGCTGGTGCTCCCTGTGGCCACCCAGATCCAACAGGAGGTCATCAAAGCATATGGCTTCAACAACGAGGGAGAGG GTGTCCTTAAATTTGCCCGTCTGGTGAAGATGTATGAAACTCAGGACCCAGAGATAGCAGCCATGTCCATCAAACTGAAGTCTCTTCTCCTGCCTCACCTGTCCACTCCACCCATAGGTGGTGCCATCACAGCTTCCTAG